In Candidatus Methylomirabilota bacterium, a single genomic region encodes these proteins:
- the ettA gene encoding energy-dependent translational throttle protein EttA — MAPQFIFIMKDLRKIVPPKREILKGIWLSFYPGAKIGVLGANGAGKSTLLRIMAGVDQDFLGEAKPADGVRIGHLPQEPRLDPDKDVRGNVEEGVAEVRGLLTRFDEINARLAEPMDPAEMEKLLEDQARVQDAIEAVGGWDLDRTVEIAMDALRCPPGEAEVATLSGGEVRRVALCRLLLSRPDMLLLDEPTNHLDAESVAWLERFLKDYPGTVVAITHDRYFLDNVAGWILELDRGAGIPWEGNYSSWLDQKKQRLAQEEKQESARQRTLEHELEWVRMSPRARQAKSKARLQAYETLLAEGGKERDGAAEIVIPPGPRLGDVVVQAEHLSKGYGDRLLIDDLTFSLPRGGIVGIIGANGAGKTTLFRMITGQEKPDKGSLRVGETVRLAHVDQSRDTLDPRKNVWEEISGGAEQLTLGTRQMASRAYVASFNFKGSDQQKKVGDLSGGERNRLHMAKLLQAGGNLLLLDEPTNDLDVDTLRALEDALLAFAGCAVVISHDRWFLDRIATHMLAFEGDSHAEWFEGNYQDYEADRKKRLGAAAEQPHRLRYKPLTRG, encoded by the coding sequence ATGGCCCCTCAGTTCATCTTCATCATGAAAGACCTCCGCAAGATCGTCCCGCCCAAGCGGGAGATCTTGAAGGGTATCTGGCTCTCCTTCTATCCGGGGGCCAAGATCGGCGTGCTGGGCGCCAATGGCGCGGGCAAGAGCACGTTGCTCAGGATCATGGCCGGCGTGGACCAGGATTTTCTGGGGGAGGCCAAGCCGGCCGACGGCGTCCGCATCGGCCACCTGCCTCAAGAGCCTCGGCTCGATCCGGACAAGGACGTGCGAGGGAATGTCGAGGAGGGCGTGGCCGAGGTACGCGGGCTCCTCACGCGCTTCGACGAGATCAATGCCCGTCTGGCCGAGCCTATGGATCCCGCGGAGATGGAAAAGCTGCTGGAGGACCAGGCGCGCGTGCAGGACGCCATCGAGGCGGTGGGGGGATGGGATCTCGACCGCACCGTCGAGATCGCCATGGACGCGCTCCGCTGCCCGCCCGGCGAAGCGGAGGTGGCGACCCTGTCGGGCGGCGAGGTCCGGCGCGTGGCCCTCTGCCGACTCCTCCTCTCCAGGCCCGACATGCTGCTGCTCGACGAGCCCACCAATCACCTTGACGCCGAGAGCGTGGCCTGGCTCGAGCGCTTCCTCAAGGACTACCCGGGCACCGTCGTCGCCATCACCCACGACCGCTATTTCCTCGACAATGTGGCCGGCTGGATCCTCGAGCTCGACCGGGGCGCCGGGATCCCGTGGGAGGGCAACTACTCCTCCTGGCTCGATCAGAAGAAGCAGCGTCTGGCCCAAGAGGAGAAGCAGGAATCCGCGCGTCAGCGGACGCTCGAGCACGAGCTCGAATGGGTGCGCATGTCGCCGCGGGCGCGCCAGGCCAAGTCCAAGGCGCGCCTGCAGGCCTACGAGACGCTCCTCGCGGAGGGCGGCAAGGAGCGCGACGGCGCGGCCGAGATCGTCATTCCGCCGGGACCGCGCCTGGGCGACGTGGTCGTGCAGGCCGAGCATCTCTCCAAGGGCTATGGCGATCGGCTCCTCATCGACGACCTGACCTTCAGCCTCCCGCGCGGGGGCATCGTCGGCATCATCGGCGCCAACGGCGCGGGCAAGACCACGCTCTTCCGGATGATCACGGGTCAGGAGAAGCCGGACAAGGGCTCGCTGCGCGTCGGGGAGACGGTGCGTCTGGCCCACGTGGACCAGAGCCGCGACACGCTCGATCCCCGGAAGAACGTGTGGGAGGAGATCTCGGGCGGCGCCGAGCAGCTCACGCTGGGGACCCGCCAGATGGCCTCGCGCGCCTACGTCGCCTCCTTCAACTTCAAGGGCAGCGATCAGCAGAAGAAGGTGGGCGATCTGTCGGGCGGCGAGCGGAACCGCCTGCACATGGCCAAGCTGCTCCAGGCCGGCGGCAATCTGCTCTTGCTGGACGAGCCGACCAACGACCTCGACGTGGACACCCTCCGCGCCCTCGAGGACGCGCTCCTGGCCTTCGCGGGTTGCGCCGTCGTCATCAGCCACGACCGCTGGTTCCTCGACCGCATCGCCACGCACATGCTCGCCTTCGAGGGTGACAGCCACGCCGAGTGGTTCGAGGGCAACTACCAGGACTACGAAGCCGACCGGAAGAAGCGGCTGGGCGCCGCCGCCGAGCAGCCGCACCGCCTGCGCTACAAGCCGCTGACCCGCGGCTAG
- a CDS encoding branched-chain amino acid ABC transporter permease has product MDILIQQVVSGLATGGIYASLALALVMIYQATDVVNFAQGEMAMFSTYLCWSLLQAGLPYWVAFFATLVIAFVGGVLIERIVIRPVENAPILTIVIVCIGLLVILNSVAGWIYTYIQKPFPSPFPGKPIKFGNIVFGAHDLGEIGLTLGVLLLLFLFFRYTTLGLAMRAAAQNPTSSRLVGIRVGWMLALGWGLAATFGAVAGMMIAPIVFLDPYMMFGIQIYAFAAATVGGFTSPLGAVVGGLLVGVTENLVGTYVTFIGTELKLTVALAMIIIVLLVRPSGLFGRSFVRRV; this is encoded by the coding sequence GTGGACATTCTTATTCAGCAAGTGGTGTCGGGACTGGCCACGGGTGGCATCTACGCGAGTCTGGCCCTGGCTCTGGTCATGATCTACCAGGCGACGGATGTGGTGAACTTCGCCCAGGGCGAGATGGCGATGTTCAGCACCTACCTCTGCTGGTCGCTGCTCCAGGCGGGGCTGCCCTACTGGGTCGCCTTCTTCGCGACCCTCGTCATCGCCTTCGTGGGCGGCGTGCTCATCGAGCGCATCGTGATCCGGCCCGTGGAGAACGCCCCCATCCTCACCATCGTGATCGTGTGTATCGGCCTCCTCGTCATCCTCAACAGCGTGGCGGGCTGGATCTACACCTATATCCAGAAGCCCTTCCCGAGCCCTTTCCCGGGCAAGCCCATCAAGTTCGGCAACATCGTCTTCGGCGCCCACGACCTGGGCGAGATCGGCCTCACCCTGGGCGTCCTGCTGCTGCTCTTCCTCTTCTTCCGCTACACCACGCTGGGGCTTGCCATGCGGGCGGCGGCGCAAAATCCGACGTCGAGCCGTCTCGTGGGCATCCGCGTCGGCTGGATGCTGGCACTTGGCTGGGGACTGGCCGCGACGTTCGGGGCGGTGGCGGGCATGATGATCGCCCCCATCGTCTTCCTCGATCCCTACATGATGTTCGGCATCCAGATCTACGCCTTCGCGGCGGCGACGGTGGGCGGGTTCACGAGCCCCCTGGGCGCGGTGGTGGGAGGGCTCCTCGTCGGGGTGACCGAGAACCTGGTCGGGACCTATGTGACCTTCATCGGGACGGAGCTCAAGCTGACGGTGGCGCTCGCCATGATCATCATCGTGCTGCTCGTGCGGCCGAGCGGCCTCTTCGGCCGCTCCTTCGTCAGGAGGGTCTAG
- a CDS encoding pyridoxamine 5'-phosphate oxidase family protein — MFKDVVSSKQELRALFGEANERAVLKCKAALDEHSRAFIAASPFLLLATSNSAGQCDVSPKGDGPGFVLVLDETHLVVPDRPGNNRIDGLTNILENPHVGLIFLVPGRGDTLRVNGRASIVRDEEILSRAAMRGKLPKVGIGVEVEEAFLHCPKAFLRSSLWDTSTWADPQKLPSFAQMLWDQVPNARLGATSVDQYASDLAKRVRDTLY; from the coding sequence ATGTTCAAGGACGTGGTGAGTTCAAAGCAGGAGTTGCGCGCTCTCTTCGGAGAGGCGAACGAGCGTGCCGTCCTCAAGTGCAAGGCCGCGCTCGACGAGCACTCGCGCGCCTTCATCGCCGCCTCGCCCTTCCTGCTCCTGGCCACCTCGAACTCGGCCGGGCAGTGCGACGTGTCGCCCAAGGGCGATGGGCCCGGTTTCGTGCTGGTGCTGGATGAGACTCACCTCGTCGTGCCCGACCGTCCCGGCAACAATCGCATCGACGGCTTGACCAATATCCTGGAAAACCCGCACGTGGGATTGATCTTCCTCGTGCCCGGCCGCGGTGACACGCTTCGCGTGAATGGCCGCGCGTCGATCGTCCGCGACGAGGAGATCCTTTCGCGGGCCGCCATGCGCGGCAAGCTGCCCAAGGTGGGGATCGGCGTGGAGGTCGAGGAGGCCTTCCTGCACTGTCCGAAGGCCTTCCTCCGTTCGAGCCTGTGGGACACGTCGACCTGGGCCGATCCTCAGAAGCTTCCCTCCTTCGCCCAGATGCTCTGGGACCAGGTGCCCAACGCTCGTCTCGGCGCGACCTCGGTTGATCAGTACGCCAGCGATCTGGCGAAGCGCGTCCGCGACACGCTTTACTAG
- a CDS encoding ABC transporter ATP-binding protein, producing the protein MTPASTSSILAVQDLTMRFGGIVALDGVSFAMDSGQIVGLIGPNGAGKTTLFNCLGRLYTPQHGDILFEGRSITAATPHGIAELGIGRTFQNLALFTTMSVLDNVLVGVHSRTRSDFASNALKLPWVGREEREAREIAREVIAFLDLDDVAGHPAAGLSFGTLKRVELARALAGRPKLLLLDEPAGGLNHEEVATLAELLRTIRDARGITVLLVEHHMSLVMQVSDNVVVLDFGRKIAEGPPTQIQRNPDVIKAYLGE; encoded by the coding sequence ATGACGCCCGCGTCCACCTCGTCCATCCTCGCCGTCCAGGACCTTACGATGCGCTTCGGCGGAATCGTGGCGCTCGACGGCGTCTCCTTCGCCATGGATTCGGGCCAGATCGTGGGCTTGATCGGGCCCAACGGGGCCGGCAAGACCACGCTCTTCAACTGCCTGGGGAGGCTGTACACGCCTCAGCACGGCGATATTCTCTTCGAGGGCCGCTCGATCACGGCCGCCACCCCGCACGGGATCGCCGAGCTCGGCATCGGCCGGACCTTCCAGAACCTCGCGCTCTTCACGACCATGAGCGTGCTCGACAATGTGCTGGTGGGCGTCCACAGCCGCACGCGGAGCGATTTCGCGAGCAATGCTCTCAAGCTGCCGTGGGTGGGGCGGGAGGAGCGCGAGGCGCGGGAGATCGCCCGCGAGGTGATCGCCTTTCTCGACCTCGACGACGTGGCGGGGCACCCGGCGGCGGGGCTGTCCTTCGGCACCCTCAAGCGGGTGGAGCTCGCGCGCGCGCTGGCCGGCCGCCCCAAGCTTCTCCTCCTCGACGAGCCGGCGGGCGGGCTCAACCACGAGGAGGTGGCGACGCTCGCGGAGCTCCTGCGGACGATCCGCGATGCCCGCGGCATTACCGTCCTGCTCGTCGAGCACCACATGAGCCTGGTCATGCAGGTGTCGGACAATGTCGTCGTGCTCGACTTCGGCCGCAAGATTGCCGAGGGGCCGCCCACGCAAATCCAGCGTAACCCCGACGTGATCAAGGCGTACCTCGGAGAGTGA
- a CDS encoding branched-chain amino acid ABC transporter permease produces MGRGSGAAVKNAGLVLILLLAGLLPFALSGFRLFQFTQVYIYAIALLGLNILTGYNGQISLGHSAFYAIGAYTTAIMIDKWNIGYGWTIPAAGVLCLVVGFLFGRPALRLEGLYLALATFALALAAPQILKYFEHWTGGSQGIVLSKPKAPFRLPLSEDQWLYFLTLAVLIVLFVLAANLLRSRTGRAIVAIRDNHIAAEAMGINSALYKSVVFGVSAAYTGVAGALSGITIAFVAPDSFNVFLSITLLTGVVIGGLATISGAIFGALFIQFVPNWAQDISKAAPGAIFGVFLIAFMYVMPHGIAGFLRLAWIRMTRPAVTGTKAEAKIQ; encoded by the coding sequence GTGGGGCGCGGCAGCGGCGCGGCGGTCAAGAACGCGGGCCTCGTGCTCATCCTGCTCCTGGCCGGTTTGCTCCCCTTCGCCCTCAGCGGGTTCCGCCTCTTCCAGTTCACCCAGGTCTACATCTATGCCATTGCCCTCCTCGGCCTCAACATCCTGACCGGCTACAACGGACAGATCTCCCTCGGCCACAGCGCCTTCTATGCGATCGGCGCCTATACCACGGCCATCATGATCGACAAGTGGAACATCGGCTATGGCTGGACCATCCCCGCCGCCGGCGTCCTCTGCCTCGTGGTCGGCTTCCTCTTCGGGCGGCCCGCCCTCCGGCTCGAGGGTCTCTACCTGGCCCTGGCCACCTTCGCGCTGGCCCTGGCCGCGCCACAGATCCTGAAATACTTCGAGCACTGGACGGGCGGCTCGCAGGGCATCGTGCTGTCCAAGCCCAAGGCGCCATTCCGGCTGCCCCTCAGCGAGGACCAGTGGCTCTACTTCTTGACTCTCGCCGTCCTAATCGTGCTCTTCGTCCTGGCGGCAAACCTGCTGCGAAGCCGCACGGGCCGGGCTATCGTGGCCATCAGGGACAACCACATCGCCGCCGAGGCCATGGGCATCAACAGCGCGCTCTACAAGTCGGTCGTCTTCGGCGTGAGCGCCGCCTATACCGGGGTGGCGGGGGCGCTCAGCGGCATCACCATCGCCTTCGTCGCCCCCGACTCCTTCAATGTCTTCCTGTCCATCACGCTCCTGACGGGCGTGGTCATCGGGGGTCTGGCCACCATCTCGGGCGCCATCTTCGGCGCCCTGTTCATCCAGTTCGTGCCAAACTGGGCCCAGGACATCTCCAAGGCGGCCCCGGGGGCCATCTTTGGCGTCTTCCTCATCGCCTTCATGTACGTGATGCCGCACGGGATAGCCGGCTTTCTCCGGCTGGCCTGGATCCGGATGACGAGGCCGGCGGTTACAGGAACGAAGGCGGAGGCGAAAATCCAGTGA
- a CDS encoding 3-hydroxyacyl-CoA dehydrogenase → MKIAGSVAVITGGASGLGRATAERVLGSGGKVALLDLPRSPGAEVAKGLGASALFTPCDVTSADEVTAALAETAAKFGAIHVLVNCAGIGTAEKAYGKRGPADLAAFTRTIQVNLIGTFNCIRLAAAHMAKNQPNEEGERGVMINTASVAAFDGQIGQAAYSASKGGIVGMTLPIARDLAELGIRVVTIAPGLFDTPLLAGLPEPARISLGKQVPFPPRLGRPAEYGALAAHIVENTMINGETIRLDGAIRMQPR, encoded by the coding sequence ATGAAGATCGCGGGAAGCGTGGCGGTGATCACGGGTGGCGCCTCGGGACTGGGCCGCGCCACGGCTGAGCGAGTTCTCGGGAGCGGAGGCAAGGTCGCGCTCCTCGACTTGCCGAGGTCGCCGGGGGCGGAGGTCGCCAAGGGTTTGGGCGCGAGTGCGCTCTTCACGCCGTGCGATGTCACCAGCGCGGACGAGGTGACGGCCGCGCTCGCCGAGACCGCGGCGAAATTCGGCGCCATCCACGTGCTCGTCAACTGCGCGGGCATCGGGACGGCGGAGAAAGCCTACGGCAAGCGCGGGCCGGCGGATCTGGCCGCCTTCACCCGCACCATCCAGGTCAACCTGATCGGTACCTTCAATTGCATCCGGCTCGCCGCCGCGCACATGGCGAAGAACCAGCCCAACGAGGAGGGCGAGCGCGGCGTCATGATCAACACCGCCTCGGTCGCCGCCTTCGACGGTCAGATCGGCCAGGCCGCCTACTCCGCCTCCAAGGGCGGCATCGTCGGCATGACGCTGCCCATCGCGCGGGACCTCGCCGAGCTGGGGATCCGCGTCGTCACCATCGCCCCCGGCCTCTTCGACACGCCGCTCCTGGCCGGCCTGCCCGAGCCCGCGCGCATCTCGCTGGGCAAGCAAGTGCCGTTTCCGCCGCGTCTGGGCCGGCCGGCCGAGTACGGGGCGCTGGCCGCACACATCGTCGAGAACACCATGATCAACGGCGAGACCATCAGGCTCGACGGCGCCATCCGGATGCAGCCGCGCTGA
- a CDS encoding HRDC domain-containing protein translates to MTPPRWIRTPDELAALVASLSSAKALSCDTEADGLHHYPAKLCLVQVADDRGQSHLIDPLALSTLSPLGPFFADPGILKVLHAADNDLGYLKRLYGFTSAGIFDTAIAARFLGVTSLSLEGLLRDFLGVDPGPSRQKDDWSRRPLSPAQETYALNDVLHLIPLRDRLADELRAKGRLRWVEEECAAVAAMPAPSSPVDPDAYMGLKGAKDLDGRGLAVLRELHQAREALAVKLDRPPFMILGNESLVALAALRPRDSEAILTVRGCTSNVVRRAGEAILAAVERGLAVPESELPVRKSRPRPVISGAVQRRREVLRLWRVEASKQVGLDPGVIFPQRLIDRLSADPPTDIEALARVEAVGRWRAELFGADLLRRLR, encoded by the coding sequence ATGACCCCGCCGCGCTGGATCCGGACCCCCGACGAGCTCGCCGCCCTCGTGGCTTCGTTGAGCTCAGCCAAGGCGCTCTCGTGCGACACCGAAGCCGATGGCCTTCACCACTATCCGGCCAAGCTCTGCCTGGTGCAGGTGGCCGATGATCGCGGCCAGAGCCACCTGATCGATCCGCTCGCCCTGTCCACCCTCTCGCCGCTCGGCCCGTTCTTCGCCGATCCCGGCATCCTCAAGGTGCTTCACGCCGCCGACAATGACCTGGGTTACCTCAAGCGCCTGTATGGCTTCACGTCCGCGGGAATCTTCGACACCGCGATCGCCGCGCGCTTCCTCGGCGTGACGTCGCTGTCCCTGGAAGGGCTCCTGCGCGATTTCCTCGGGGTGGATCCAGGCCCCTCGCGGCAGAAGGACGACTGGTCGCGGCGGCCGCTCTCGCCGGCGCAGGAGACGTATGCCCTCAACGACGTACTGCATCTGATCCCGCTGCGCGATCGCCTCGCCGATGAGCTGCGTGCCAAGGGACGTCTCCGCTGGGTCGAGGAGGAGTGCGCGGCGGTGGCGGCCATGCCCGCCCCTTCGAGCCCCGTCGACCCCGATGCCTACATGGGGCTCAAGGGCGCCAAGGACCTCGACGGGCGCGGGCTCGCCGTGCTGCGCGAGCTCCATCAGGCGCGTGAGGCGCTGGCCGTGAAGCTCGACCGGCCGCCCTTCATGATCCTGGGCAACGAGTCGCTGGTCGCGCTGGCCGCGCTCAGGCCGCGGGACAGCGAGGCCATCCTGACCGTGCGCGGGTGCACGAGCAATGTCGTGCGTCGGGCGGGGGAGGCCATCCTGGCCGCCGTTGAACGCGGGCTCGCCGTGCCAGAATCGGAGCTGCCCGTGCGAAAGAGCAGGCCCCGGCCCGTCATTTCCGGCGCCGTGCAGCGCCGGCGCGAGGTCCTGCGCCTCTGGCGGGTGGAGGCCTCCAAGCAGGTCGGGCTCGATCCCGGCGTCATCTTTCCGCAGCGGTTGATCGATCGCCTGTCGGCCGATCCGCCGACGGACATCGAGGCCCTCGCTCGCGTGGAAGCCGTTGGCCGCTGGCGTGCCGAGCTTTTCGGCGCCGATCTCCTGAGGAGACTGCGATGA
- a CDS encoding NADP-dependent oxidoreductase: MTTRSNRHVVLAARPQGLPKPSDFKIESTPVPEPAPGQVLVRNLWMSVDPYMRGRMSDRKSYAPSFEVGKTMEGRAIGRIVQSRHPSLKEGAVVSSMLGWREYFVSSGEGLNPVDPSVPLAAYLGVLGIPGFTGWYGLKMIGKPKAGETLVVSGAAGATGSLVVQMGKIFGCRVVGTAGTDAKCAYLTKELGADAAINYKKAGDLLEALRPACPTGIDIYFENVGGPLLDAVLRLVNPHARIPLCGMISQYNLDPPDPGPRYLFSMIGNRVLMQGFIISDHLNLYPEFLAEVGGWLESGRLKREETVVEGIENAPRAFLGLFSGDNLGKMVVKLAPESP, from the coding sequence ATGACCACCAGATCGAATCGTCACGTCGTGCTCGCGGCGCGTCCGCAGGGCCTCCCCAAGCCGAGCGACTTCAAGATCGAGAGCACGCCCGTCCCCGAGCCGGCGCCCGGCCAGGTGCTCGTGCGCAATCTGTGGATGTCCGTCGACCCGTACATGCGTGGGCGCATGAGCGATCGGAAGTCCTATGCTCCCTCCTTCGAGGTGGGCAAGACCATGGAGGGCCGCGCCATCGGCCGCATCGTCCAGTCCAGGCATCCCTCGCTCAAGGAAGGCGCCGTGGTCAGCAGCATGCTGGGCTGGCGCGAGTACTTCGTGTCGAGCGGCGAAGGACTCAATCCCGTCGACCCATCGGTGCCGCTCGCAGCATATCTCGGAGTTCTCGGGATCCCGGGCTTCACCGGCTGGTACGGGCTCAAGATGATCGGCAAGCCCAAGGCGGGCGAGACGCTCGTGGTGTCGGGGGCGGCGGGAGCCACGGGATCCCTCGTGGTCCAGATGGGCAAGATCTTCGGCTGCCGCGTGGTGGGGACGGCAGGGACGGACGCCAAGTGCGCCTATCTGACCAAGGAACTGGGCGCGGACGCCGCCATCAACTACAAGAAGGCGGGCGATCTCCTGGAGGCGCTCCGCCCGGCCTGTCCCACCGGCATCGACATCTATTTCGAGAACGTGGGCGGTCCTCTCCTGGATGCCGTGCTGCGGCTCGTGAATCCCCATGCCCGCATTCCCCTCTGCGGCATGATCTCGCAGTACAACCTCGATCCGCCCGATCCCGGGCCGCGCTATCTCTTCTCCATGATCGGCAATCGCGTCCTGATGCAAGGCTTCATCATCTCCGACCACCTGAATCTCTATCCGGAGTTCCTCGCGGAGGTGGGAGGATGGCTCGAGTCCGGACGCCTCAAGCGCGAGGAGACGGTGGTCGAGGGCATCGAGAACGCGCCGCGGGCCTTCCTCGGCCTCTTTTCCGGCGACAACCTCGGCAAGATGGTCGTGAAGCTCGCCCCCGAGTCTCCGTAG
- a CDS encoding cache domain-containing protein codes for MRLRLSFGIFPKLLLTMLVVTLTPLGAIWYLDYRTESENLSRQIEQRLGGQADTIVGYVDAWVEMHLRMLRQNAALEDMSSMDGKRQKPLLRAITAEYKWIYLGFTIAPDGNNVGRNDEEPLRFYGDRGYFKQAIDGRQMGQEVVISRTTGQAAVIFSVPVWRVEQVVGVLAVGTSIADVTSTITNVKIGQTGFVFLVDDSGKVIAHPTVRDSLKSHPAIVALGGEPRKQIVFTDPVRGKQAIALAEKTKHGWTLVAQQDFDEAYRPLRQANRNALILLGITVVFVLLVSYALAVAFTRPIRRLTQIADGISRGNLGASIAEVQRSDEIGSLARAIERLRASVKLAVERLGTR; via the coding sequence ATGAGACTACGCCTGAGTTTCGGCATCTTCCCCAAGCTCCTCCTGACCATGCTCGTGGTGACGCTCACCCCGCTGGGCGCCATCTGGTACCTCGACTACCGCACGGAATCGGAGAACCTCTCGCGGCAGATCGAGCAGCGTCTGGGCGGCCAGGCCGACACCATCGTCGGCTATGTCGATGCCTGGGTCGAGATGCACCTGCGCATGCTGCGACAAAACGCCGCGCTCGAGGACATGTCCTCCATGGACGGCAAGCGCCAGAAGCCCCTCCTGCGCGCCATCACCGCCGAGTACAAGTGGATCTACCTCGGCTTCACCATCGCCCCCGACGGCAACAACGTCGGGCGCAATGACGAGGAGCCGCTGCGCTTCTATGGCGACCGGGGCTACTTCAAGCAGGCCATCGACGGGCGGCAGATGGGCCAGGAGGTCGTCATCAGCCGCACCACGGGGCAGGCCGCCGTCATCTTCTCCGTGCCGGTGTGGAGGGTGGAGCAGGTCGTGGGGGTGCTGGCCGTGGGGACGAGCATCGCGGATGTCACGAGCACCATCACCAATGTGAAGATCGGCCAGACGGGCTTCGTCTTTCTCGTGGACGATTCGGGCAAGGTCATCGCGCACCCCACGGTGCGCGACAGCCTGAAGAGCCATCCGGCCATCGTGGCCTTGGGGGGCGAGCCCCGGAAGCAGATCGTGTTCACCGATCCCGTCAGGGGCAAGCAGGCCATCGCCCTGGCGGAAAAGACCAAACACGGTTGGACCTTGGTGGCCCAGCAGGACTTCGACGAAGCCTACCGGCCCCTGCGGCAGGCCAATCGCAATGCCCTCATCCTCCTCGGCATCACCGTCGTCTTCGTGCTCCTCGTCTCCTACGCGCTGGCCGTCGCCTTCACGCGCCCCATCCGGCGGCTGACCCAGATCGCCGACGGGATCAGTCGTGGCAACCTGGGCGCGAGTATCGCTGAGGTCCAGCGCTCGGACGAGATCGGCAGCCTTGCGCGGGCCATCGAGCGGCTCCGCGCGAGCGTCAAGCTGGCCGTCGAGCGGCTCGGCACGCGGTAA
- a CDS encoding ABC transporter ATP-binding protein: MPTLLEAENLEASYGWTKVLHGLRFTVESGGITTILGANGAGKTTTLRAVCGMVKTAGSVRFEGKRIDGKATEEIVRLGIAHTPEGRGTFMNLTVQENLRLGAYVRKDRAGLAADFDRVYQYFPVLAQRQGQQAGTLSGGEQQMLAVARGLMSRPRLLLLDEPSLGLAPLVVREIFRIVRTINREEGVSVLLVEQNAALALDLADHAYLLETGRVVMSGPSADLRRNESVRRSYLGY, encoded by the coding sequence ATGCCCACGCTGCTCGAAGCTGAGAACCTGGAGGCCTCCTACGGCTGGACCAAGGTCCTCCACGGGCTCCGCTTCACGGTGGAGTCCGGCGGTATCACGACCATACTAGGCGCCAACGGCGCGGGGAAAACGACCACGCTGCGCGCGGTGTGCGGCATGGTCAAGACGGCCGGGAGCGTGCGCTTCGAAGGCAAACGCATAGACGGCAAGGCGACCGAGGAGATCGTCCGGCTCGGGATCGCGCACACTCCCGAAGGGCGCGGCACTTTCATGAACCTCACCGTGCAGGAGAACCTGCGGCTGGGCGCCTATGTCCGGAAGGACCGAGCCGGCCTCGCCGCCGACTTCGACCGCGTCTATCAGTACTTCCCCGTCCTCGCCCAGCGCCAGGGCCAGCAGGCGGGCACGCTCTCGGGCGGCGAACAACAGATGCTCGCGGTGGCGCGCGGTCTCATGTCGCGCCCGCGCCTCTTGCTCCTGGACGAGCCGTCGCTCGGGCTCGCGCCGCTCGTGGTGAGAGAGATCTTCCGCATCGTGCGGACCATCAATCGGGAGGAAGGCGTGAGCGTGCTGCTCGTCGAGCAGAACGCCGCCCTCGCTCTCGATCTGGCGGACCACGCCTATCTCCTCGAGACCGGCCGCGTCGTCATGTCTGGTCCGTCGGCAGACCTGCGCCGGAACGAGTCCGTGCGCCGCTCCTATCTCGGCTACTGA